Proteins found in one Methylobacter sp. S3L5C genomic segment:
- a CDS encoding IS630 family transposase (programmed frameshift) — protein MKKKYIVRLTEDERAYLGSLIHTGKVAAHKRLHAEILLKADVSELGEKWLDRPISEAFGISRRTVERVRERLVQEGLESALNRAKSIRVRSRTIDGENEARLIALSCGDAPEGRSRWTLRLLGQQMVELGYIESVSHETIRQTFKKNELKPWQNKEWCIPAKKNAEFVCAMEDTLEVYKRPYDEAQPLICMDESSKQQIKDTRTPIPAKPGTVARYDTEYERNGVSNIFMFFEPLQGKRFVEVTDQRTAIDWAHQIRNLVDVHYPQAKRITLVMDNLNTHTGASLYKAFEPKEARRILEKLEIHYTPKHGSWLNMAEIELSILSRQCMDRRIPDQEMLKTEILAWQEKRNTIARPMKWRFTTEDARIKLKKLYPTLSD, from the exons TTGAAAAAGAAATACATAGTACGACTAACGGAAGATGAACGCGCTTATTTGGGAAGTTTGATTCATACCGGAAAAGTGGCCGCTCATAAAAGGTTACACGCTGAAATACTGCTGAAAGCGGATGTTAGCGAGTTAGGAGAAAAATGGCTGGACCGGCCAATAAGTGAAGCTTTTGGTATTTCAAGACGTACCGTTGAACGAGTCCGGGAGCGACTGGTTCAAGAAGGCTTGGAATCGGCTTTAAACCGGGCAAAGTCAATTCGGGTTAGAAGTCGTACTATTGATGGAGAGAATGAAGCCCGTTTGATCGCGTTAAGTTGTGGCGATGCACCTGAAGGGCGTAGTCGCTGGACATTACGTTTACTTGGACAGCAGATGGTTGAGCTGGGTTATATTGAAAGTGTATCGCATGAAACTATCCGGCAAACCT TTAAAAAAAACGAATTAAAACCCTGGCAAAATAAAGAGTGGTGTATTCCGGCTAAAAAAAATGCTGAGTTTGTTTGTGCTATGGAAGATACGCTTGAGGTTTACAAGCGACCTTATGATGAAGCGCAACCACTGATTTGCATGGATGAAAGCAGCAAGCAACAGATTAAAGACACGCGAACACCAATACCGGCAAAGCCTGGCACGGTCGCTCGGTACGACACGGAATATGAGCGTAATGGAGTGAGCAATATTTTTATGTTTTTTGAACCCTTGCAGGGCAAACGGTTTGTTGAGGTAACCGATCAAAGAACGGCCATTGATTGGGCGCATCAAATTCGTAACCTGGTTGATGTCCATTACCCGCAGGCTAAACGTATTACCCTGGTTATGGATAATCTGAATACCCATACTGGTGCCTCTTTATATAAGGCATTTGAGCCAAAAGAGGCGAGAAGAATTCTTGAAAAACTAGAAATACACTACACGCCCAAGCATGGCAGTTGGTTAAATATGGCCGAGATAGAATTAAGCATCCTGTCACGGCAATGTATGGATCGCCGCATTCCAGATCAAGAAATGTTAAAAACAGAAATTTTAGCGTGGCAAGAAAAAAGAAATACTATTGCTCGGCCTATGAAATGGCGGTTTACCACGGAGGATGCACGGATAAAACTGAAGAAACTTTATCCGACATTATCAGATTGA
- a CDS encoding two-component system response regulator — protein sequence MSLTLKPTVLIIDDSPDVINLLSGLLKTSYKVKAATSGEKGLTIVQNDNAIDLILLDVIMPGLSGFEVCKQLKADANTADIPVIFITAMSDLDDELQGLKLGAVDYITKSVSPAILLARVGNYLKIKAANDFLKDKSEFIKVQITKRSDQLAAIHDIAILLLIALAKTGNQETDKPLQLNTFYVKALAKHLQNHPQFKQFLTEKAIQMTLESRGTHFDPDIMDTFMVLAESFREIAKCYSDNNDLAFNLDF from the coding sequence ATGAGCTTAACTTTAAAACCTACCGTTCTCATCATAGATGACAGTCCTGATGTTATTAATCTGCTATCGGGACTGCTCAAAACCAGTTATAAGGTAAAAGCGGCTACTTCTGGCGAAAAAGGACTTACTATTGTTCAAAACGATAACGCTATCGACCTCATATTATTAGACGTCATAATGCCTGGTCTTTCCGGCTTCGAGGTTTGTAAGCAATTAAAAGCCGACGCCAACACTGCGGATATCCCTGTCATATTTATCACGGCGATGAGCGATCTTGATGATGAGCTACAGGGATTAAAACTCGGTGCGGTTGACTATATTACCAAGTCTGTCAGCCCGGCTATCTTGCTGGCACGAGTAGGGAACTATTTAAAAATTAAAGCGGCTAATGACTTTTTAAAAGATAAAAGTGAGTTTATCAAAGTACAGATCACTAAAAGATCCGACCAACTAGCCGCCATTCACGATATAGCCATTCTGCTATTAATTGCGCTTGCAAAAACAGGTAACCAGGAAACGGACAAGCCTTTGCAGCTAAATACGTTTTATGTAAAGGCGTTAGCCAAGCATCTGCAAAATCACCCTCAGTTTAAACAATTCCTCACCGAAAAAGCCATACAAATGACACTTGAGAGTCGAGGTACGCATTTTGATCCTGACATAATGGATACCTTTATGGTATTAGCTGAAAGCTTTAGAGAAATTGCTAAATGCTACTCGGATAATAATGACTTGGCATTCAACCTAGACTTTTAA
- a CDS encoding SpoIIE family protein phosphatase: MTMLKENISSTNNRFFIANHLDLTIAITQTLSWQPLLGASAVDKSFIATIVSELASNIIKYAKSGYIELRSYERPGNVEIDVVAIDNGPGIVNVKQAMQEHFSSGGTLGLGLSGVKRIADDFEIYSTVGYGTCVFARKKIKINAVQQVLSLTTASYCSNSERLAAFRDASLVEPASTINFEIGKCIRAYPGQIVSGDQVLALPLEDGYFLAIIDATGHGPDAHKMALVLLAAVKKIASRNLVDIMSKLYELAKGTIGAAIGLAFFDANKQTVYCAGIGNTSLVVFNDKKWRGVSRDGILGQRSPSFMEQSTPFNPGDMAIMFTDGLSESLANNEAIKLRFQDANTIAYRLVDVLGKTYDDASCIVLKWNK; the protein is encoded by the coding sequence ATGACTATGCTGAAAGAAAATATTTCTTCTACAAACAATCGCTTTTTTATCGCTAATCATCTAGACCTAACAATTGCCATTACCCAAACGCTAAGCTGGCAACCTTTGCTTGGAGCCAGTGCCGTTGACAAATCCTTTATTGCCACTATCGTTTCCGAATTGGCGAGTAATATTATTAAATATGCAAAATCAGGTTATATAGAGTTACGTTCTTACGAAAGGCCTGGCAATGTTGAAATTGACGTGGTTGCAATCGATAACGGCCCGGGCATCGTTAATGTAAAGCAAGCCATGCAGGAGCATTTTAGTTCAGGTGGTACCCTCGGCTTGGGCTTGTCGGGTGTCAAGCGCATTGCCGATGATTTTGAAATATATTCCACTGTCGGTTATGGCACCTGTGTATTTGCAAGAAAAAAAATAAAAATTAATGCTGTTCAGCAAGTTTTATCACTCACAACGGCCAGCTATTGTTCAAATTCAGAAAGACTTGCCGCATTTAGAGATGCCAGCTTGGTCGAACCTGCCTCTACTATCAACTTTGAAATTGGTAAGTGTATACGCGCCTATCCGGGACAAATCGTCTCTGGTGATCAAGTACTGGCTTTACCTTTAGAGGATGGTTATTTTCTGGCCATCATAGATGCTACCGGCCATGGCCCGGATGCACATAAAATGGCGCTGGTGCTTCTTGCCGCCGTAAAAAAAATTGCCTCACGCAACTTGGTCGACATAATGAGCAAACTTTATGAGCTCGCAAAAGGCACAATAGGTGCTGCAATTGGTTTAGCCTTTTTTGATGCCAATAAACAGACGGTCTATTGTGCGGGTATAGGCAATACCAGTCTTGTGGTATTTAACGATAAAAAATGGCGTGGCGTTTCTCGTGATGGCATACTTGGACAACGCTCGCCCAGCTTTATGGAACAATCCACACCCTTCAATCCAGGCGACATGGCTATTATGTTTACTGATGGTTTATCAGAATCATTGGCAAATAACGAAGCCATCAAGCTGCGCTTTCAAGATGCAAATACTATCGCCTATCGTCTGGTGGATGTACTCGGCAAGACTTACGATGACGCCTCGTGCATAGTTCTAAAATGGAACAAATAA
- a CDS encoding protoglobin domain-containing protein — MHEDIEQLKDKFCITATDTELLRQAGTLLADFMPEFIEKWYAWLKQQEEFSLFFGSNSSNLKRVQEQQSIHWQSFFVGHINNNYIKERRHIGEVHARIGLPNDIYFAGMSIASQLLSDELWNIKPMPANIGAIANALTKHLFLDSYLVIDEIARIQNLRLSESHKAMMEMSTPVTPIWEGILLLPLLGILDSSRTQEIMNKSLSKISEERTKVFILDISGVASVDTAVANQLIKITKATQLMGCSAIISGISPAIARTIVELGVNIGEIKTTSTLRDAFEIALKLINVTVS, encoded by the coding sequence ATGCATGAAGATATAGAACAACTTAAAGATAAATTTTGTATCACTGCCACCGACACTGAACTCCTGCGTCAAGCGGGTACATTGCTGGCAGATTTTATGCCGGAATTTATTGAAAAGTGGTATGCATGGCTAAAGCAACAAGAAGAATTTTCACTGTTTTTTGGATCAAACAGCAGTAACTTAAAGCGGGTTCAAGAGCAGCAATCCATCCACTGGCAAAGTTTTTTTGTAGGACATATCAACAATAATTATATCAAAGAACGACGCCATATCGGCGAAGTCCATGCCCGCATTGGTTTACCCAACGATATTTATTTTGCCGGTATGTCTATAGCTTCTCAATTGTTATCTGATGAACTCTGGAATATCAAACCAATGCCCGCTAATATCGGTGCTATAGCCAATGCGCTAACAAAACATCTTTTTCTTGATTCTTACTTGGTCATAGACGAAATTGCCCGTATTCAAAATCTTCGTTTGTCCGAAAGCCATAAAGCCATGATGGAGATGTCAACACCGGTAACACCTATCTGGGAAGGCATATTGTTATTACCTCTGCTTGGCATTCTGGATTCAAGCCGTACCCAAGAGATCATGAATAAGTCGCTGTCCAAGATATCTGAAGAGCGCACCAAAGTATTTATTTTGGATATTAGTGGGGTAGCTTCGGTAGATACTGCGGTCGCCAATCAATTAATAAAAATTACCAAAGCCACTCAATTAATGGGGTGTAGCGCTATTATTTCCGGAATATCTCCAGCGATTGCCCGAACCATTGTTGAGCTTGGAGTAAACATCGGCGAAATAAAAACGACATCTACGCTACGCGATGCCTTCGAAATCGCCTTAAAACTGATCAACGTTACGGTTTCTTAA
- a CDS encoding response regulator, which produces MLLDVLMPGPSGFEVCEQLKADVKTADIPVIFLTALSDIEDEQLGLELGAVDYITKPISPAILLARVKNHLKIKAASDFLKDKNYQANIRLDLILNATGEGIYGIGINGDCVFINTVALNILGYDSEQEILGKNNHQLFHFAHPDGSPYILQQCPIYKALQGEASSLMDTEVFWRKDGTSLSVQYQSHPIKNNEKIIGCVVSFMDITERKQNEALLLATLQRAETLAKSKAQFLANMSHEIRTPMNGIIGFSELALLKDMPADIRDYLQKINSTSLNLLNILNDILDLSKLEAGNIHINLAHFAIDGLIDVLDSLFIETSRQKGLNLTLNIAPDVPCYLLGDRLRLEQVLINLVGNAIKFTASGSVTLNITLQQRQQSQARLLFSVTDTGIGISATDQDKLFQPFSQIDESITRRFGGTGLGLALSHDLVQLMGGELSLISEFDQGSCFSFELILAISSLSSQDGVPDALESLDSVLQKLGQQLTGFRILVVEDNVFNQQIIQEFLNLSGISVNIANNGQEALLALENTEFDAVLMDIHMPVMDGFEATRQIRSFPRFLTLPIIALTAGVTEEERGQYLAAGMDDFISKPINPVQLLSILAHWLKLTDIPVMALGTIPLQEDVEKDQLTAVNPDMVLTEPSLPVKAVSVTDNLPPAMDRDMCVLRELVGDDPATLTKFLGFFHVSALKISADIITAITTGQAIAASNAAHTLSTSAHSVGALRLGDLCLQIEEAGNAGDNNINAILRGLLPGFEEEWDRVEKYLLAWPDEPIYTVELDKQ; this is translated from the coding sequence ATCTTGCTTGACGTTTTGATGCCCGGGCCGTCCGGCTTCGAGGTTTGTGAACAACTAAAAGCGGACGTTAAGACAGCCGATATTCCGGTCATATTTTTAACTGCCCTGTCCGATATTGAAGATGAGCAGCTTGGTTTGGAGCTGGGCGCTGTCGATTATATTACCAAGCCGATCAGCCCGGCTATATTGTTGGCACGAGTAAAGAACCACCTGAAGATCAAGGCTGCCAGTGATTTTTTAAAAGATAAAAATTATCAGGCCAATATCCGTCTGGACTTGATACTCAACGCCACTGGCGAAGGTATCTACGGAATCGGCATCAACGGCGACTGTGTTTTCATTAATACCGTCGCGTTAAACATCCTGGGATATGACTCGGAACAGGAGATTTTGGGTAAAAATAACCACCAGTTATTTCATTTTGCTCATCCTGATGGTTCACCCTATATCCTTCAACAATGTCCTATATATAAAGCCCTGCAAGGCGAAGCAAGTTCGTTGATGGATACAGAGGTGTTTTGGCGTAAAGATGGCACCAGCTTATCTGTACAATACCAGTCACATCCGATCAAAAACAATGAGAAAATTATTGGCTGCGTAGTCAGTTTTATGGATATCACCGAGCGCAAACAAAACGAGGCGCTTCTGCTTGCTACTCTACAGCGCGCTGAAACGCTGGCCAAGTCGAAAGCGCAGTTTCTTGCCAACATGTCGCACGAAATTCGCACGCCAATGAATGGCATTATCGGTTTTTCCGAGCTGGCGTTACTTAAAGACATGCCTGCTGATATACGAGATTATCTACAAAAAATTAACAGTACCTCGCTTAACTTGCTAAATATCCTTAACGATATTTTGGATTTATCCAAACTGGAAGCCGGAAATATCCATATTAACTTGGCACACTTTGCTATTGACGGCTTGATAGATGTTCTCGATAGTCTGTTTATAGAGACTAGCAGGCAAAAAGGCCTGAATCTTACCCTAAACATTGCACCCGATGTGCCATGTTACTTGCTTGGCGATAGACTCAGGCTGGAACAAGTCTTGATTAACTTGGTGGGCAATGCGATTAAATTTACAGCAAGCGGCTCGGTTACCCTTAACATTACCTTGCAACAACGCCAGCAATCACAAGCCCGGTTATTATTTTCTGTCACGGACACCGGTATTGGTATCTCTGCTACTGATCAAGACAAGCTGTTTCAACCTTTCAGTCAGATAGATGAATCCATCACCCGGCGTTTTGGGGGTACCGGTCTTGGCTTGGCACTTAGCCATGATCTGGTACAACTCATGGGCGGTGAGTTATCGTTAATCAGTGAGTTTGACCAGGGTAGCTGTTTTAGCTTTGAGTTGATACTGGCCATATCATCGTTGTCGAGTCAGGACGGGGTTCCGGATGCTTTGGAATCTTTGGACTCGGTACTGCAAAAACTTGGCCAACAACTAACAGGCTTCCGAATTTTAGTAGTCGAAGATAATGTGTTTAATCAGCAAATTATACAAGAATTTCTTAATTTATCGGGCATCAGCGTTAATATTGCCAATAATGGTCAAGAGGCTCTATTGGCACTGGAGAATACTGAATTTGATGCCGTGTTGATGGATATCCACATGCCGGTCATGGATGGCTTTGAAGCAACCCGCCAAATACGCAGTTTCCCACGATTCTTGACACTGCCAATTATTGCCCTGACGGCTGGCGTAACCGAGGAGGAGCGAGGGCAATATCTGGCTGCCGGCATGGACGATTTCATCAGTAAACCTATTAATCCGGTCCAACTCCTGTCAATACTTGCGCACTGGCTAAAGCTTACTGATATTCCGGTAATGGCGCTTGGCACGATCCCTTTACAAGAAGACGTTGAGAAAGATCAGTTGACGGCCGTTAACCCGGACATGGTCTTGACTGAGCCGTCGTTACCTGTAAAAGCCGTCAGTGTTACTGATAACTTACCCCCCGCTATGGACCGGGATATGTGTGTACTTAGAGAGCTGGTTGGTGACGATCCTGCTACCCTTACCAAATTTCTGGGTTTTTTTCATGTTAGTGCACTGAAAATCAGTGCCGATATAATAACCGCCATCACTACCGGCCAAGCCATTGCGGCAAGCAACGCCGCTCATACATTAAGCACCTCGGCACACAGCGTTGGAGCACTCAGGTTGGGTGATCTTTGTCTACAAATTGAAGAAGCTGGCAATGCCGGTGACAATAATATCAATGCCATACTCAGAGGTTTGCTACCTGGCTTTGAAGAAGAATGGGACAGGGTGGAAAAATATCTGCTGGCCTGGCCGGATGAACCAATCTATACCGTAGAGTTAGACAAACAATAG